From a single Dendropsophus ebraccatus isolate aDenEbr1 chromosome 8, aDenEbr1.pat, whole genome shotgun sequence genomic region:
- the LOC138800061 gene encoding pulmonary surfactant-associated protein D-like → MDSSTTLISDNFLLHLTKLMHSTWRMQLFLVLSFLLFSVSSASQICADGGSCSVFTCGAPGKDGIPGVNGKDGLKGEKGDRGPPGSPGIAGPPGPQGIQGPQGQKGEKGESAIAELEGLKLKVSVLNGRLNALESMVKLQEKAQTYLNGAETAGNKIFVTKGDKANYDNAKTACTSKGGQLASPRNALENSAVNKISTQYKAAPFLGINDIQQEGTFRYPDGGIISYSNWQPGEPNNDHGVEDCVEMYDTGKWNDKNCGEIRLIICEFVV, encoded by the exons ATGCACAGTACTTGGAGAATGCAGCTTTTTTTGGTTCTTTCCTTTCTGCTGTTCAGCGTCTCATCTGCTTCACAGATATGTGCGGATGGGGGTTCCTGTTCTGTATTTACTTGTGGCGCTCCAGGGAAGGATGGTATCCCTGGAGTAAATGGAAAGGATGGGCTTAAAGGGGAGAAAGGAGACCGAG GACCACCTGGATCACCTGGCATTGCTGGGCCACCTGGACCTCAAGGAATACAGGGGCCTCAAGGTCAGAAAGGCGAAAAAGGAGAAAGTGCAATTGCAG aactTGAAGGCTTAAAACTTAAAGTTTCCGTTTTAAATGGAAGACTGAATGCTCTAGAATCAATGGTCAAACTACAGGAAAAAG CTCAAACATATTTAAATGGTGCAGAAACAGCTGGAAACAAGATTTTTGTTACAAAAGGTGACAAGGCTAATTATGACAATGCAAAGACAGCTTGTACCAGTAAAGGGGGTCAACTGGCGTCACCTAGGAACGCATTGGAAAACAGTGCTGTAAATAAAATCTCGACACAATATAAGGCAGCTCCATTTCTCGGTATAAATGACATACAGCAAGAGGGAACTTTCAGATATCCAGATGGAGGAATTATTAGTTACTCAAACTGGCAACCCGGAGAACCAAATAATGACCATGGAGTGGAAGATTGTGTGGAGATGTATGACACCGGAAAATGGAATGACAAAAATTGTGGTGAAATACGTCTGATCATCTGTGAATTTgttgtataa